The segment TCAGCGTGCGCCACATGATGATCTCGAAGGTCCGCGGCAGCTTCGGCGTGAAGAGCGCCACGATCGTCGCCCCGGAGAACCCGCTCGACGCGAAGGTCGAGGCCAGCGTCGACGTCACCTCGATCGACACGAACGACGAGGGCCGCGACACCCACCTGCGCTCGGCGGACTTCTTCGACGTGGAGAACCACCCGACCATGGAGTTCCGCTCCCGCAGCGCCCGCGTGGAGGACGGCGACCTGTTCGTCGACGGCGACCTCACCATTCGCGGCGTCACCCGCCCCGTGAGCTTCGCGCTCGACTTCGGCGGCTTCGGCACCGACCCGTGGGGCAACTACAAGGCCGGCGCATCGGCGACGGCGACGATCGACCGCGAGGACTTCGGCCTCACCTGGAACGCGGCGCTGGAGACCGGCGGCGTGCTCGTGGGCAAAGACGTCACGATCAACCTCGACCTGCAGGGCTCGCTCGCGCAGGACTGAATCCGGACGCTCAAGAGAACCCCGGACCCGCTCAGGGCTCGGGGTTCTCCGCGTCATAGGCGCGAAAGCGCGGCGACAGGCGCACGAGCATCGCCACGATGACGATCACGAGCAGCCCGCCCAGCAGCGGCGGGAACCACAGGCTGCTGATGGCCGCCAGCGCGCCGACGTAGAGCGCGCCGAGGCGCGGGCCTCCCGTGACGACCACCACGAAGATGCCCTGCAGGCGGCCGCGGATGTTGTCGGGCACGGATGCCTGCATCATGGTGCTGCGGTAGATGGAGCTGATGTTGTCGGAGGCGCCGGAGCCGGCCAGGGCGATGCACGCCGCCACGATGAGGCCGAGATTCACAGTCGTCTCGCTCACCGGCGGCAGCCAGATGCCCACGAGCAGGACCGCGCCGAACGCGAGGATGCACGCGCCGTACGCCTGGATCGCCCGCTCGATGCCGCGGCCGTGCCACCGGTAGCGCACGATCCTGCCCGAGAACAGGCTCGACAGGAACGTGCCCGCGGCGACCGACGCGGTCAGGGCGCCGGTGGTGACCGCGCCGCCGCCGAGCAGCAGCGTCCCCAGCGCCGGGTACAGCGCCATCGGCTGCCCGAACGTCATCGCGGTGATGTCGAGGATGTACTGCATCCGGATGTTGCCCGCGCGCCTGAGGAACTGCCATCCGTCGATGAGCGATGCGAGTCCCGGGCGGATCACGGTGCCCTCGGGGCGCAGTGCCGGAAGAGTCCACAGCCCCAGGAACATCGCCAGCATCAGCACGACGTCGATCGTGTACGTCCAGCCGTACCCGGTCATGGCGACGAGGATCCCGGCCAGCGCCGGGCCGACCATGAGCATCACTCCGATCGTGATGCCGTTCAGCGCCGAGGCCGACGCCAGCAGCTGGCGGGGGAGCAGGCGCGGGATGATCGCGGTGCGGGTGGCGAGGCTCACCGAGTTCGCGGCGGCGTTCACGACGCTGAGCACGTACAGCCACCAGATGGTCTCCAGGTGGGCCCAGGTGAGCACGGCCAGCAGCAGGGTGGAGGCGAAGGTGATGACAGCCGCGATGAGCGCGACCTTCCGGCGGTCGAAGGCGTCGGCGAGCATCCCTCCGTACAGACCCGCGAGGATCATCGGCACGAGTCCTGCAACGGCCACCATCGACACGGCGAAAGTGCTGCTCGTCAGCTCGAACACGTGCAGCATGACGGTCACGAGGGTGAGCTGGCCGCCGAGCCCGGTGAGGGTCGAACCGATCCACAGCCGAGTGAAGGCGCCGCTGGCGCGGAAGGGACGCAGATCGATCAGGGCGCTGGGCACCAGACGAGGGTATCCGCTGTGCTCGGGGACAGGTCGCGTTCCTCGAGGCGTTCTGGGACTGGTAGACTCTATTGGTTGCCGTTTGATCGGCCGCGGATAAAGAGAGCCCTCGCATCAGGCGTCGGGCGCCGCGCAACAAGCAGAGAGGGGATCGAATCTATGGCACTGGAAGCAGACGTCAAGAAGGCGATCATCGAAGAGTACGCGACGCACCCCGGTGACACCGGATCCCCCGAGGTGCAGGCCGCGATGCTGACGCAGCGCATCAAGGACCTCACCGAGCACCTCAAGGAGCACAAGCACGACCACCACTCGCGTCGTGGCCTGTTCCTGCTCGTCGGTCAGCGCCGCCGTCTGCTCGGCTACCTCCAGGGCGTGGACATCGAGCGCTACCGCTCGCTGATCCAGCGCCTCGGGCTTCGCCGATAAGGCATCCGCCAGCGTACAGTCGCGCAAAACATTCTTGAGAAGGCCGCCCCCGGTGGGGCGGCCTTCGTCGTTCCCGCCCGTTGTATCAGAGACCGGCGGCGTCGAGCGCGGCGGCGACGTGGATCGCCGTGGTGGGGAACACCGGC is part of the Microbacterium pseudoresistens genome and harbors:
- a CDS encoding YceI family protein translates to MTIDIPGYRPGTWTLDPAHSEVTFSVRHMMISKVRGSFGVKSATIVAPENPLDAKVEASVDVTSIDTNDEGRDTHLRSADFFDVENHPTMEFRSRSARVEDGDLFVDGDLTIRGVTRPVSFALDFGGFGTDPWGNYKAGASATATIDREDFGLTWNAALETGGVLVGKDVTINLDLQGSLAQD
- a CDS encoding MFS transporter, producing MVPSALIDLRPFRASGAFTRLWIGSTLTGLGGQLTLVTVMLHVFELTSSTFAVSMVAVAGLVPMILAGLYGGMLADAFDRRKVALIAAVITFASTLLLAVLTWAHLETIWWLYVLSVVNAAANSVSLATRTAIIPRLLPRQLLASASALNGITIGVMLMVGPALAGILVAMTGYGWTYTIDVVLMLAMFLGLWTLPALRPEGTVIRPGLASLIDGWQFLRRAGNIRMQYILDITAMTFGQPMALYPALGTLLLGGGAVTTGALTASVAAGTFLSSLFSGRIVRYRWHGRGIERAIQAYGACILAFGAVLLVGIWLPPVSETTVNLGLIVAACIALAGSGASDNISSIYRSTMMQASVPDNIRGRLQGIFVVVVTGGPRLGALYVGALAAISSLWFPPLLGGLLVIVIVAMLVRLSPRFRAYDAENPEP
- the rpsO gene encoding 30S ribosomal protein S15, which codes for MALEADVKKAIIEEYATHPGDTGSPEVQAAMLTQRIKDLTEHLKEHKHDHHSRRGLFLLVGQRRRLLGYLQGVDIERYRSLIQRLGLRR